TTTATGGTTGGATATTGTGTTCTCAATTCTTGAAGCTGTGCAAGCACATTCCTGTCGTAAAAATCAAGGTCTATAAAACAAACTTTGGGAAGTTTTTTTAATGCGGATATTTGAGATAATCCGTCTTTAATGTTTTCCGAACGGAACAATATATCAATTCCAAAATTAAGGAGGTCATTGTAAATAATATCTACAATTGGGCTTTTATCGTTGATAAATGCAATGCTGATTTCTTGGAGGGAGTTTACAGTGTTCATAATACCAGTTTTAATATTAGTGAAGCCCTGCACAAAAAAAAGAC
The DNA window shown above is from Sphingobacterium thalpophilum and carries:
- a CDS encoding response regulator transcription factor yields the protein MNTVNSLQEISIAFINDKSPIVDIIYNDLLNFGIDILFRSENIKDGLSQISALKKLPKVCFIDLDFYDRNVLAQLQELRTQYPTIKLIAFSDKDSEKAVKPLLEIGFAGYLLIGSDGDDFKKAIETVINGGRYFSMGVAEIAQEYFSNK